One region of Pyramidobacter sp. YE332 genomic DNA includes:
- a CDS encoding ABC transporter permease, translated as MLRYILRRIILLIPVLVGVAFCVFLLLYLTPGDPAKMVLGDQATETAIQEFREREGLNDPFWIRFGTYLYKIVVKGDLGRSYASRTPVMKELLAAFPATLKLAGFAIFIAVLIGIPCGIVSAIKQYSLFDTVTMIFAMIGLSMPVFWLGLLLILFFSVRLRWLPSSGFSTFKAMILPSVALSAQSISMITRMTRSSMLEVIRADYIRTVRAKGQTERVVIWGHALHNALIPVVTLCGLQFGHLLSGALLTESIFAIPGVGRVMLTSIMARDYPMVQGAVLCVSAAFSVVNLLVDILYAFIDPRIKAQYKR; from the coding sequence ATGCTTCGATACATTCTCCGCCGGATTATCCTGCTCATTCCCGTACTGGTCGGCGTGGCGTTCTGCGTCTTCCTGCTGCTCTATCTGACGCCGGGGGACCCGGCCAAGATGGTGCTCGGCGACCAGGCCACGGAGACTGCCATTCAAGAGTTCCGCGAACGGGAAGGCCTGAACGATCCCTTCTGGATCCGCTTCGGCACATATTTATACAAGATCGTCGTCAAGGGAGATCTCGGACGCTCCTACGCTTCCAGAACGCCCGTCATGAAGGAGCTGCTGGCGGCGTTTCCGGCTACGTTGAAGCTGGCCGGCTTCGCCATATTCATAGCGGTCCTCATCGGCATCCCATGCGGCATCGTTTCCGCCATCAAGCAATACTCGCTTTTCGATACCGTCACCATGATCTTCGCCATGATCGGTTTGTCCATGCCCGTGTTCTGGCTGGGGCTGCTGCTGATCCTGTTCTTCTCGGTGCGTCTGCGCTGGCTGCCGTCGTCGGGTTTTTCCACGTTCAAGGCGATGATCCTGCCTTCGGTCGCGCTGTCCGCTCAGTCCATCTCAATGATCACGCGCATGACCCGTTCCTCCATGCTCGAGGTCATCCGCGCCGACTACATCCGCACGGTGCGCGCCAAAGGGCAGACCGAACGCGTCGTCATCTGGGGGCACGCGCTGCATAACGCGCTGATCCCCGTGGTCACGCTCTGCGGGCTCCAGTTCGGACACTTGCTGTCGGGCGCTCTGCTGACGGAATCGATTTTCGCCATCCCCGGCGTCGGGCGCGTCATGCTCACGTCCATCATGGCCCGCGATTATCCCATGGTGCAGGGAGCCGTGTTGTGCGTCTCGGCGGCGTTCAGCGTCGTCAACCTGCTGGTTGACATTCTGTACGCCTTCATCGATCCGCGCATCAAGGCGCAGTACAAACGATAG
- a CDS encoding ABC transporter permease, whose protein sequence is MTEKVIDAPVKKQRRGIAEVLHRLSKSPLAMFGLGFIILLVICAIFANQLAPFSFSKQDLMHTFDLPSAKHLLGTDEFGRDILSRLIFGARVSLQVGFIAVGISLVVGGLLGAFAGFYGGTLDNVIMRVMDVLLAVPQTLLAIAIAAALGPGLFNMMIAVGISAVPNYARIVRGSVLSIRGMEYVEAARAVGSSDLRIILRHIIPNSMAPIIVQSTLGVASAILNAAGLSFIGLGIQPPNPEWGAMLSGGRQYIRDFPHLTLYPGLAIMLTILALNFLGDGLRDALDPKLKR, encoded by the coding sequence ATGACTGAAAAAGTTATCGACGCTCCCGTCAAAAAACAGCGCCGCGGCATCGCCGAAGTCTTGCATCGCCTGAGCAAAAGTCCTCTGGCCATGTTCGGGCTGGGTTTTATCATTCTGCTGGTCATCTGCGCCATTTTCGCAAATCAGCTGGCGCCGTTCTCCTTCTCCAAGCAGGACCTGATGCACACGTTCGACCTGCCGTCGGCCAAGCATCTGCTCGGCACCGACGAGTTTGGGCGCGACATTCTCAGCCGCCTGATTTTCGGCGCGCGCGTGTCGCTGCAGGTCGGTTTCATCGCCGTCGGCATTTCGCTGGTCGTCGGCGGCCTGCTCGGCGCGTTCGCCGGCTTTTACGGCGGCACGCTCGACAACGTGATCATGCGCGTCATGGACGTGCTGCTGGCCGTTCCGCAGACGCTGCTGGCCATCGCCATCGCCGCGGCGCTCGGGCCGGGTTTGTTCAACATGATGATCGCCGTCGGCATTTCCGCCGTTCCCAACTACGCGCGCATCGTGCGCGGCTCGGTGCTCTCGATCCGCGGCATGGAGTACGTCGAAGCGGCCCGCGCCGTCGGCTCTTCCGATCTGCGCATCATTCTGCGCCACATCATTCCCAACAGCATGGCCCCGATCATCGTCCAGTCCACGCTGGGCGTCGCCTCGGCGATCCTCAACGCGGCCGGGCTGTCGTTCATCGGGCTGGGCATCCAGCCGCCCAATCCCGAATGGGGCGCCATGCTCTCCGGCGGGCGTCAGTACATCCGCGACTTCCCGCATCTGACGCTCTATCCCGGCCTGGCCATCATGCTCACGATTCTGGCCCTGAACTTCCTCGGCGACGGTCTTCGCGACGCCCTGGATCCCAAGCTGAAGCGCTAA